One segment of Thermoanaerobacter kivui DNA contains the following:
- a CDS encoding transposase, which translates to MKVCGKHYDFINLCVSDLDKAISQLAKPYQDLIDISVTLPGITEKSATYIIAEIGTDMTVFKSDKHLCSWAGLTPQNNESAGKKKSVHVSRAGVYLKLLLIQCANAAIRDKKNPYFRIKYERIKKRRGHKRAIVAIARMILTCLYHMLLKREPFNPSDSDYTNMPEKLYQKHRQQYIKKAIKLLEKEGCTIIPPKIT; encoded by the coding sequence ATGAAGGTTTGCGGAAAACACTATGACTTTATCAATCTTTGTGTTTCTGATTTGGATAAAGCCATTTCTCAATTAGCCAAACCTTATCAAGACTTGATTGATATCTCTGTTACCCTACCTGGCATAACCGAAAAATCGGCAACTTATATCATCGCTGAAATCGGCACGGATATGACAGTTTTTAAATCTGACAAGCACCTTTGCTCTTGGGCTGGTCTTACTCCTCAAAACAACGAAAGTGCAGGTAAGAAAAAATCTGTCCATGTCTCAAGAGCAGGTGTTTACTTAAAACTTCTCTTAATACAGTGTGCCAATGCAGCAATTAGGGATAAAAAGAATCCTTATTTTAGGATTAAATATGAACGTATTAAAAAGCGCCGCGGTCATAAACGGGCAATTGTTGCTATTGCTCGTATGATCCTCACTTGTCTCTATCATATGCTTTTGAAAAGGGAACCTTTTAATCCTTCTGACTCCGATTACACTAATATGCCAGAAAAACTTTATCAAAAGCATAGGCAACAATATATTAAGAAAGCTATTAAACTTTTAGAAAAAGAAGGTTGTACTATTATCCCTCCAAAAATTACTTAA
- the fsa gene encoding fructose-6-phosphate aldolase, which produces MKFFLDTANVDEIREANALGVISGVTTNPSLIAKEGRDFIEVVKEITQIVDGPISAEVISDDSEGMIREARELAKIHKNIVIKIPMTAEGLKAVNVLSKEGIKTNVTLIFTANQALLAARAGATYVSPFVGRLDDINTDGLQIIEDIVQIFNNYDIDTEIITASVRHPIHVLQAAKLGAHIATVPYKVLMQMVKHPLTDAGIERFKEDWRKAGLKI; this is translated from the coding sequence ATGAAATTTTTTCTTGACACTGCAAATGTTGACGAAATAAGAGAAGCTAATGCATTAGGTGTAATATCAGGTGTTACTACAAACCCATCTCTTATTGCTAAAGAAGGAAGAGATTTTATTGAGGTAGTAAAAGAAATTACTCAAATTGTAGATGGTCCTATAAGTGCAGAAGTTATAAGTGATGACAGTGAGGGCATGATTAGAGAGGCAAGAGAGCTTGCAAAGATACATAAAAATATAGTAATAAAAATTCCTATGACGGCTGAAGGGTTGAAAGCAGTAAATGTTCTTTCAAAAGAAGGAATTAAAACGAATGTAACGTTAATATTTACAGCAAATCAAGCCTTATTAGCAGCTCGAGCAGGTGCGACGTATGTAAGTCCTTTTGTAGGTAGGCTTGATGATATAAATACAGATGGCCTGCAGATTATTGAGGATATTGTCCAAATATTTAACAATTATGATATAGATACAGAGATAATTACTGCAAGTGTAAGACATCCTATACATGTTTTGCAAGCTGCCAAGTTAGGAGCTCATATAGCAACAGTTCCCTACAAAGTGCTTATGCAGATGGTGAAACATCCGCTTACAGATGCGGGAATAGAGAGATTTAAAGAGGACTGGAGAAAAGCAGGACTTAAAATATGA
- the gyaR gene encoding glyoxylate reductase, producing MFKVFVTRAIPEEGLNLLRKYCEVEVSPYDRMLTKEELLKKVQGKNAVITQLTDKVDKEFFEAAKEVKIVANYAVGFDNIDLEEATKRGVYITNTPDVLTNATAELAWALLFATARRVVESDKFMRAGKFQGWAPMLFLGKGVTGKTLGIIGAGRIGQAFAKMAKGFDMKILYTARSPKKEFEEETGAQYVDLDTLLKESDFVSIHVPLTPETRHLIGERELKLMKESAILINTGRGPVVDEKALVKALKNKDIYAAGLDVYEREPLFEEELAQLDNVVMLPHIGSATEEARRDMSILVAQNIIDIIEGRVPRTLVNKEVLNK from the coding sequence ATGTTTAAAGTCTTTGTGACAAGAGCTATTCCTGAAGAGGGACTTAATCTTTTGAGAAAGTATTGCGAGGTAGAAGTAAGCCCTTACGACAGAATGCTTACAAAAGAAGAGTTACTTAAAAAAGTACAGGGCAAAAATGCTGTAATCACACAGCTTACAGACAAAGTAGACAAAGAGTTTTTTGAAGCTGCAAAAGAAGTAAAAATTGTTGCAAATTATGCTGTAGGATTTGACAATATAGATTTAGAAGAAGCTACAAAAAGAGGAGTGTACATAACAAATACTCCTGATGTGTTGACAAACGCTACTGCGGAACTGGCTTGGGCTCTTCTTTTTGCAACTGCAAGAAGAGTGGTAGAATCTGATAAATTTATGAGAGCAGGAAAATTCCAAGGTTGGGCGCCAATGCTTTTCTTAGGAAAAGGCGTAACAGGCAAGACATTAGGAATAATAGGTGCAGGCCGCATAGGACAAGCTTTTGCTAAAATGGCAAAAGGCTTCGATATGAAGATTTTGTACACTGCACGAAGTCCTAAGAAGGAGTTTGAAGAAGAGACAGGAGCGCAATATGTAGACTTGGATACTTTGTTAAAAGAATCTGATTTTGTTTCCATACACGTGCCATTAACTCCTGAAACGAGACATTTGATTGGAGAAAGGGAATTAAAATTGATGAAAGAGTCTGCCATATTGATAAATACAGGAAGAGGTCCTGTTGTAGACGAAAAAGCCCTTGTAAAAGCGTTAAAAAACAAGGACATATATGCAGCAGGTTTAGATGTGTACGAAAGAGAGCCTCTCTTTGAAGAAGAATTAGCACAGCTTGACAATGTCGTAATGCTTCCTCATATAGGAAGTGCAACAGAAGAAGCGCGAAGGGACATGTCAATACTTGTGGCTCAAAACATAATTGATATAATAGAAGGAAGAGTGCCTCGCACTCTTGTCAATAAAGAAGTACTAAATAAATAA
- a CDS encoding bis-aminopropyl spermidine synthase family protein yields the protein MENLQDIAHQVYQRTGVMTSSKDVEKILSAVAATPHFWEIITLSQRPFSVVAEMIELLRQKNLVTIEKNGDIKFNSKGLEYLNSLKIVPKRVYTCPACEGRGINLSKLEDLIKKFDQVTVNRPKAISDYDQGFVTTQTVVSRIVLMAERGDLEGKKLLVLGDDDLVSIAAGLSGMPTEIVVMEIDDRIVEYINEVANKYNLPIKAMKYDFRDKLPDEYVGYFDTFITDPPETIEALEICIGRGISALSQEGCAGYFGLTLIEASLGKWNIFQQILASKFKVVVTDIIDDFNHYVNWDYLLKSVGKDYAFVQVEPRLNWYRSSMYRIETLIDSKGIENEYKPCELYVDEEALIYKEENK from the coding sequence ATGGAAAACCTTCAAGATATAGCACACCAAGTCTACCAAAGAACAGGGGTTATGACGTCCTCTAAGGATGTGGAAAAGATATTATCGGCCGTTGCAGCAACTCCGCACTTTTGGGAGATTATAACCTTGTCTCAAAGACCTTTTTCTGTCGTGGCAGAAATGATTGAGTTACTACGTCAAAAAAATTTGGTGACAATTGAGAAAAATGGAGATATAAAATTTAATTCTAAAGGTTTAGAGTATCTCAATAGCCTTAAAATAGTTCCAAAAAGAGTGTATACTTGTCCTGCATGTGAAGGACGAGGGATAAACCTTTCTAAATTAGAAGACTTGATCAAAAAATTTGACCAAGTGACAGTAAATCGTCCAAAAGCTATTAGCGATTATGACCAAGGTTTTGTTACGACGCAAACAGTAGTAAGCAGAATAGTTCTCATGGCTGAAAGAGGAGATTTGGAAGGAAAAAAGCTTTTAGTTTTAGGTGATGATGACCTTGTCAGTATAGCAGCAGGACTTTCAGGTATGCCAACTGAAATTGTTGTGATGGAAATAGACGATAGGATAGTTGAATATATCAATGAAGTGGCAAATAAATATAATCTGCCTATAAAAGCTATGAAATATGATTTTAGAGACAAACTACCAGATGAATATGTTGGGTATTTTGATACTTTTATTACAGACCCGCCAGAAACGATAGAAGCTTTGGAAATTTGCATAGGAAGAGGGATTTCTGCCCTTTCACAAGAAGGATGTGCGGGGTATTTCGGACTGACGCTAATAGAAGCGTCATTGGGAAAATGGAATATTTTCCAACAAATTTTAGCAAGCAAATTTAAAGTAGTTGTTACTGATATAATTGATGACTTTAACCATTATGTAAATTGGGATTATCTTTTAAAAAGCGTTGGAAAAGATTATGCCTTTGTTCAAGTGGAACCAAGACTTAATTGGTACAGGTCTTCTATGTATCGCATAGAAACTTTAATAGACTCAAAAGGGATTGAAAATGAATATAAACCTTGCGAATTATACGTAGACGAAGAGGCATTGATTTACAAGGAAGAAAACAAATAG
- a CDS encoding peptidoglycan D,D-transpeptidase FtsI family protein yields the protein MIFALIVRLIWIQGINSSKLAMAVERQSTADIILKPQRGNIYDVNGNILACNVPAGDVFAAPKFIKNPEKASEELYKYLNMDKDSLYKILSNKNSEWAVLGRSVPLDNINKIKSLNIPGIYVENTFTRSYPYGKMLSQVLGFTGIDGNGLYGLEYSLDRYLSGIPGREISLVDAEGRKVGLPDKLHKPVNGDNIVLTIDSVIQGYTEKAIEKAYEKYKPEDGITAIVMNPKTGEILAMANLPDFDPNNPQDVPSQEYWSNPAISSIYEPGSVFKVITASAALESAVVTPDERFYDPGYYVVSGRKIRSWTVLGDITFSQAIEKSSDTVFVQIVERLGVDAFYKYIKAFGFGSRTGIELPGEVSGMVLSKSKIYPVDLATMSFGQGIAVTPIQMITAFSSVINGGNLMAPHIVKYIENGDKIIKEYKPQIVRQVISKETSDTMRYILEKTVTEGTGRAAQVPGYTVGGKTGTTENYAPGKYVASFAGFAPVENPKIAVLVLVKNPTQNGYMGGEVAAPIAQEILRDALRYYDTVKK from the coding sequence ATGATTTTCGCACTTATTGTAAGGCTTATATGGATACAGGGTATAAACTCTTCAAAACTTGCCATGGCAGTCGAAAGGCAAAGTACTGCTGATATCATATTAAAGCCTCAACGGGGCAATATTTATGATGTAAACGGGAATATCCTTGCCTGTAATGTTCCAGCAGGAGATGTATTTGCGGCTCCTAAATTTATAAAAAATCCAGAAAAAGCTTCAGAAGAACTCTATAAATACTTAAATATGGACAAAGACTCACTTTATAAAATCCTTTCAAATAAAAATTCAGAGTGGGCTGTGCTCGGTAGGTCTGTACCTCTTGACAACATAAATAAAATAAAAAGCCTTAACATACCAGGTATATATGTAGAAAATACTTTTACAAGAAGTTACCCATATGGTAAAATGCTGTCACAGGTATTAGGCTTTACAGGAATCGATGGTAACGGCTTATATGGTCTTGAATACTCTCTTGACAGATATTTAAGTGGCATACCCGGGCGTGAAATCTCTCTTGTGGATGCAGAAGGTAGAAAGGTAGGACTTCCAGACAAACTTCATAAACCTGTAAATGGAGATAATATTGTACTTACAATTGACTCGGTCATACAGGGTTACACTGAAAAAGCTATAGAAAAAGCATATGAAAAATATAAACCGGAAGATGGCATAACAGCAATAGTCATGAATCCAAAAACTGGTGAAATACTTGCCATGGCTAATTTGCCTGATTTTGATCCAAATAATCCGCAAGATGTGCCTTCACAAGAATATTGGTCAAATCCTGCAATATCAAGTATTTACGAACCCGGTTCGGTATTTAAAGTGATAACCGCTTCTGCAGCATTAGAATCAGCTGTAGTTACGCCAGACGAAAGATTCTATGACCCTGGATACTATGTAGTCTCCGGTAGAAAAATTAGAAGTTGGACAGTTTTAGGAGATATAACTTTTTCGCAAGCTATTGAAAAATCAAGTGATACAGTTTTTGTCCAAATAGTTGAAAGATTAGGCGTCGATGCTTTCTATAAATACATAAAAGCTTTTGGCTTTGGTTCCCGTACTGGAATTGAGCTTCCTGGCGAAGTCAGTGGAATGGTTTTGTCAAAATCAAAAATATATCCTGTCGACCTTGCTACTATGTCCTTTGGTCAAGGAATCGCTGTAACCCCCATTCAAATGATTACAGCTTTTTCCAGTGTAATAAACGGTGGCAACCTTATGGCTCCACATATTGTAAAATACATCGAAAACGGCGATAAAATAATTAAAGAATATAAGCCTCAAATAGTTAGACAGGTAATCTCTAAAGAAACTTCCGATACAATGAGATATATACTTGAAAAAACAGTAACAGAGGGTACCGGACGAGCAGCACAAGTGCCTGGATATACAGTAGGTGGTAAAACTGGTACAACTGAAAATTATGCTCCAGGAAAATACGTAGCATCATTTGCTGGATTTGCACCAGTTGAAAACCCCAAAATTGCGGTATTAGTTCTTGTTAAAAATCCAACGCAAAATGGTTATATGGGGGGAGAAGTAGCAGCACCAATAGCCCAAGAAATATTAAGAGACGCTCTTAGATATTACGACACAGTAAAAAAATAA
- a CDS encoding HEAT repeat domain-containing protein gives MRYICPVCFKIGEVGEEKCSNCGYDFKNISNDDYSEKLIKAINHPDYNVAYMAAKLIGELKIKKAERKLIEYLHSSIKTKKDPYIEQAVVWALGEIGGEKSQKFLLENRDKFSVLTKNIIENSLKKIKTRVANKDGETIGK, from the coding sequence ATGAGGTATATATGTCCTGTGTGTTTTAAAATAGGTGAAGTGGGAGAAGAAAAGTGTTCCAACTGTGGCTATGATTTTAAAAATATATCAAATGATGATTACAGTGAAAAACTTATAAAAGCCATAAATCATCCAGATTATAATGTGGCTTATATGGCAGCGAAGTTAATTGGAGAGCTTAAAATAAAAAAGGCAGAAAGAAAATTAATAGAATATTTGCACAGCAGTATAAAAACAAAAAAAGACCCATATATTGAACAAGCAGTTGTGTGGGCTCTTGGAGAGATTGGCGGCGAAAAGTCTCAGAAGTTTCTTTTAGAAAACAGAGATAAATTTTCAGTTTTAACAAAAAATATTATTGAAAATTCTTTGAAGAAAATTAAAACAAGAGTGGCAAATAAGGATGGTGAGACAATTGGAAAATAA
- a CDS encoding ATP-binding protein, whose protein sequence is MKDKEKLKNMLGELNKIVIYRNIINHSLIKRVIKILHGLLKEKPSTEIIYSEYSSFYKDITEYAFKKGIHKNVLRSFLSEEIAYDENPFSRISEKYGFDAVSDLMIEVVEKEIGILREFSYINIAETANNLLKTELPDFEKYANNIFFKEIDNNKLPLEKLWELKKGEIAGYLANYYHLNGCGIFGRYRAFRWVIENGLRQLKGIENVDPITFDDLIGYEEERKIVIENTQAFLKNFSANNVLLYGDKGTGKSSTIKALLNKFYREGLRIIEINKNDIKDLPYIIDLIKDRGVKFILFFDDLSFDESEVNYKELKSALEGGVGVLPPNVIIYATSNRRHIITENINDNELHNTDAREEKLSLSDRFGITVTFVSPSQEEYLKIVKGLAEKHNIEIEWNLLKEKALKWAIWHNGKSPRSAKQFIDNLRYEVYKNIV, encoded by the coding sequence TTGAAAGATAAAGAAAAATTAAAAAATATGTTAGGCGAGTTAAATAAAATAGTGATTTATAGGAATATTATCAATCATAGCCTGATAAAAAGAGTAATTAAAATTTTACATGGGCTTTTAAAGGAAAAACCCTCTACTGAAATTATTTATTCTGAATACAGCAGCTTTTACAAAGATATTACCGAATATGCTTTTAAAAAGGGAATTCATAAAAACGTTTTGCGCAGTTTTTTATCGGAGGAAATTGCCTATGATGAAAATCCTTTTAGCCGCATTTCAGAAAAATACGGTTTTGATGCAGTAAGTGATTTAATGATTGAAGTTGTCGAAAAAGAAATAGGAATTTTAAGGGAATTTTCTTATATAAACATAGCGGAAACTGCAAATAATTTATTAAAGACTGAGTTACCTGACTTTGAAAAATATGCTAATAATATTTTTTTTAAAGAAATCGATAATAACAAACTGCCATTAGAAAAATTATGGGAGCTAAAAAAGGGTGAAATTGCCGGATATTTGGCAAATTATTACCATTTAAATGGATGTGGCATTTTTGGAAGATATAGAGCCTTTCGCTGGGTTATAGAAAATGGGTTAAGACAGCTAAAGGGAATAGAAAATGTTGACCCTATAACTTTTGATGATTTGATAGGCTATGAAGAAGAACGCAAAATAGTTATAGAAAATACACAAGCTTTTCTAAAAAATTTTTCTGCTAATAATGTACTTTTATACGGCGATAAAGGTACTGGAAAATCCTCTACTATTAAAGCTTTGCTCAATAAGTTTTATAGAGAGGGTTTGAGGATTATAGAAATTAATAAAAATGACATAAAAGATTTGCCATACATAATTGACTTAATTAAAGACAGAGGAGTAAAATTTATATTATTTTTTGACGATTTGTCTTTTGACGAAAGTGAAGTAAATTATAAAGAACTCAAGTCAGCATTGGAAGGTGGTGTAGGAGTTTTACCGCCAAATGTAATAATTTATGCAACATCAAACAGAAGGCATATTATTACAGAGAATATAAATGACAATGAACTTCACAATACAGATGCAAGAGAAGAAAAACTTTCTTTAAGTGATAGGTTTGGGATAACTGTTACCTTTGTTTCACCCAGCCAAGAAGAGTATCTAAAAATTGTTAAGGGTTTAGCTGAAAAACACAATATAGAAATAGAGTGGAATCTTTTAAAAGAAAAAGCGTTAAAATGGGCTATATGGCATAACGGAAAATCGCCAAGAAGTGCAAAGCAATTTATAGATAATTTGAGATATGAAGTTTACAAAAATATTGTTTAA
- a CDS encoding AEC family transporter — protein sequence MVISKMAEILVEIFIVMAVGYYITYIKLVKQEHFKMLADLIILVTTPLLIFHNMYSNYTPALLRTAYILPFVSASTLVLTLLVSMAFFKLLKAPEEKKNALYALSSFSNTLFLGLPINIALFGDKSIPYVVLYDLGHTALFWTLGVWILSEEKSFDMNGFKKLLNPSFVSLALSFLIVISRIKIPDAILKSAQMIGSVTIPLAIMFIGMNMYIIKKSNIDYFVYLAAIIKLILSPLIAFGIVYFLNLPLDAKKVAALEAAMPTMMTVAIVARQMSEKNSFASAGVFVTNLISFLTIPIFLVLINIF from the coding sequence ATGGTCATATCAAAAATGGCAGAGATACTTGTAGAGATTTTTATTGTAATGGCAGTAGGATATTATATCACCTATATAAAATTAGTTAAGCAAGAACATTTTAAAATGCTGGCGGATTTAATCATTTTAGTTACAACACCTTTACTTATCTTTCACAACATGTATTCTAATTATACGCCAGCACTACTTAGAACTGCTTACATACTGCCTTTTGTAAGCGCCTCCACGTTAGTTTTGACATTATTAGTTTCAATGGCTTTTTTTAAATTACTTAAAGCTCCAGAAGAAAAGAAAAATGCATTATATGCCCTCTCCTCTTTTAGCAATACTTTATTTTTAGGGCTTCCCATAAACATTGCCTTATTTGGAGATAAAAGTATACCTTATGTTGTCCTTTACGATTTAGGGCACACAGCTTTATTTTGGACTTTAGGAGTTTGGATTTTGTCTGAAGAAAAATCTTTTGATATGAATGGTTTCAAAAAACTTCTAAATCCTTCTTTTGTTTCTCTTGCTTTGAGTTTTTTAATAGTGATATCAAGAATCAAAATACCAGATGCAATACTGAAAAGTGCACAAATGATAGGCAGTGTAACTATTCCTCTGGCTATAATGTTTATAGGGATGAACATGTATATAATCAAAAAAAGCAATATAGACTATTTTGTTTATCTTGCAGCAATAATAAAGCTCATTTTGTCTCCTTTAATAGCTTTTGGGATTGTGTACTTTTTAAATTTACCCCTTGATGCCAAAAAGGTTGCAGCTTTAGAGGCAGCAATGCCAACGATGATGACAGTAGCCATTGTTGCGAGGCAAATGAGCGAAAAAAATAGTTTTGCTTCTGCAGGGGTGTTTGTTACAAACTTGATTTCGTTTTTGACAATACCAATATTTTTGGTATTGATTAACATATTTTAA
- a CDS encoding MFS transporter, giving the protein MENKEIKNNENNNIKVLGWVAFFGGLSQDMIVPILPTFYTQILGLSKEMVGLIEGSVTTVVSIMRIISGIVSDKIGKRKSIVFIGYLFSAVGRVLLPLANGAAMAFGLRLVDGIGKGTKDAPRDALVAKSSKMKNMGFSFGFQRMLDTLGSFLGPLITAGLMLLFAKYIDSIKYRLIFLIAGLVAFITIILIGLFVVEQKGERVSSSFKLDLSIFKGKFLLFFIVMLIFTLGNSSDAFLILRARSVGVKDSTIPIIIAMFNLFYALLSVPSGVLSDKIGRVNVIRLGWIIYAVTYLGFALAKLPWHIWVLYAIYGVYYSTTEGVAKSLVAHIVDDRNRGTAFGLYNASMGLLALPASFIAGYLWDNVSPAAPFYFGALCSIMAVALITLFKIEKS; this is encoded by the coding sequence TTGGAAAATAAAGAAATAAAAAACAATGAGAATAATAACATTAAAGTCTTAGGGTGGGTTGCATTTTTTGGCGGATTAAGTCAGGATATGATTGTACCTATTTTGCCTACTTTTTATACTCAAATTCTCGGTCTAAGTAAAGAAATGGTAGGTTTAATAGAGGGAAGCGTCACTACGGTTGTAAGCATTATGAGAATAATATCTGGAATAGTTTCTGATAAAATTGGAAAAAGAAAATCTATTGTGTTTATTGGATATTTATTTTCCGCTGTTGGAAGAGTATTACTGCCATTGGCGAATGGTGCTGCCATGGCTTTTGGGTTGAGACTGGTTGATGGTATTGGAAAAGGTACAAAAGATGCGCCGAGAGATGCACTTGTTGCAAAATCTTCTAAAATGAAAAATATGGGCTTTTCGTTTGGATTTCAAAGAATGCTTGACACATTAGGTTCCTTCCTTGGGCCATTGATTACTGCCGGTTTAATGCTCTTGTTTGCCAAATATATAGATTCTATAAAGTACAGATTAATATTTTTGATTGCTGGCCTTGTAGCTTTTATCACAATAATCCTCATAGGTTTATTTGTAGTGGAGCAAAAGGGAGAAAGAGTAAGTTCATCTTTCAAATTAGATTTGTCTATTTTTAAGGGAAAATTTCTGCTGTTTTTCATTGTAATGCTGATATTTACGCTTGGTAACAGTAGTGATGCATTTTTGATTTTAAGAGCACGCAGTGTTGGTGTAAAAGATTCAACGATACCGATAATTATAGCTATGTTTAATCTGTTTTATGCTTTATTATCAGTACCAAGTGGAGTATTGTCTGACAAAATAGGAAGAGTTAATGTAATAAGGTTAGGCTGGATTATTTATGCAGTTACATATCTCGGTTTTGCATTAGCAAAATTGCCGTGGCATATTTGGGTTTTGTACGCGATATATGGGGTTTACTATTCAACAACGGAAGGTGTTGCAAAGTCTCTTGTTGCACATATAGTCGATGATCGCAATAGAGGAACTGCTTTTGGGCTGTATAATGCATCGATGGGACTACTTGCACTTCCCGCAAGCTTTATTGCTGGATATTTATGGGACAATGTATCTCCTGCTGCACCCTTTTACTTTGGAGCATTGTGTTCCATAATGGCAGTTGCTTTAATAACACTGTTTAAAATTGAAAAAAGTTAA
- the galE gene encoding UDP-glucose 4-epimerase GalE, whose translation MAVLVCGGAGYIGSHTVVALLRRNEEVVVVDNLITGHKESVLGGKLYIGDLRDEDFLDKVFTENEIEAVIDFAAFSLVGESVNEPFKYYENNVCGTLSLLKALKKYNVNKIVFSSTAATYGEPERIPIEEEDRTNPASPYGETKLAVEKMLKWADNAYGIKYVALRYFNVAGAIETGEIGEDHSPETHLIPIILQVALGKREKIIIYGDDYPTKDGTCIRDYIHVMDLADAHILALDKLRKDNESAIYNLGNGEGFSVKEVIEVARKVTGHPIPAEVTGRRPGDPAVLVASSEKIMKELGWTPKYASLEEIIESAWKWHKNHPQGFYKQ comes from the coding sequence ATGGCGGTTCTTGTATGCGGTGGGGCAGGTTATATTGGAAGCCATACTGTTGTAGCACTTTTAAGGAGAAATGAAGAAGTTGTCGTTGTAGATAATCTTATCACAGGTCATAAAGAGTCTGTTTTAGGAGGGAAACTGTATATAGGGGATTTGAGAGATGAAGATTTTTTAGACAAAGTATTTACAGAAAATGAAATTGAAGCAGTAATCGACTTTGCAGCATTTTCACTTGTCGGAGAAAGTGTAAATGAGCCATTTAAATATTATGAAAACAATGTGTGTGGGACGTTGAGCCTTTTAAAAGCGTTGAAAAAGTACAATGTCAACAAAATTGTATTTTCTTCAACAGCTGCAACATACGGAGAGCCGGAGAGAATTCCAATAGAAGAGGAGGATAGAACTAATCCCGCAAGTCCTTATGGTGAGACAAAACTTGCCGTTGAAAAGATGTTAAAATGGGCAGACAATGCTTATGGAATCAAGTATGTCGCTTTGCGCTATTTCAATGTTGCGGGAGCTATTGAAACAGGCGAAATTGGAGAGGACCATTCACCGGAGACGCATCTTATACCGATTATACTTCAGGTTGCACTTGGCAAAAGGGAAAAAATAATTATTTACGGAGATGATTATCCTACAAAGGACGGAACGTGTATAAGAGATTATATTCATGTGATGGACCTTGCCGATGCACACATACTTGCACTGGATAAATTAAGAAAAGACAATGAAAGTGCGATTTATAACCTGGGAAATGGAGAAGGATTTAGTGTAAAAGAAGTTATTGAAGTTGCAAGAAAAGTGACAGGACATCCTATTCCTGCAGAGGTTACCGGGCGCCGTCCGGGAGACCCCGCAGTATTGGTAGCTTCATCAGAAAAAATCATGAAAGAATTAGGATGGACTCCAAAATATGCTTCTTTAGAAGAAATAATCGAAAGCGCATGGAAATGGCACAAAAATCATCCACAAGGTTTTTACAAGCAGTAA
- a CDS encoding class I SAM-dependent methyltransferase, translating to MPKISAFEKHFDRYEEWFKKNEYAYQSELDAVKLLMPKFEKGLEVGIGTGKFAVPLGIKSGVEPSYQMRKIALERGLNVVDGVAENLPLEDNSFDLVLMVTTVCFVDDVLKSFKECFRVLKNSGTILIGFVDRESTIGKIYQANKEKSLFYKEATFFTTSEIVELLYEAGFRDFNFSQTIFKKLDEIKEKEPVKYGFGKGSFIVISAKK from the coding sequence ATGCCTAAAATATCTGCTTTTGAAAAACATTTTGACAGATATGAAGAATGGTTTAAAAAAAATGAATACGCCTATCAATCGGAATTAGATGCTGTAAAATTGCTTATGCCGAAATTTGAAAAAGGGTTGGAAGTAGGAATCGGAACTGGAAAGTTTGCAGTACCTCTAGGTATAAAAAGCGGAGTAGAACCTTCTTATCAAATGAGAAAAATTGCTTTAGAACGGGGTCTTAATGTGGTAGATGGAGTAGCAGAAAATCTTCCGCTTGAAGACAACTCTTTTGACCTTGTTTTAATGGTGACGACTGTATGTTTTGTAGACGATGTGCTAAAATCCTTCAAAGAATGTTTTAGAGTACTTAAAAATAGCGGTACAATTTTAATAGGCTTTGTAGATAGAGAGAGCACAATTGGCAAAATATATCAAGCAAATAAAGAAAAAAGTCTATTTTACAAAGAAGCAACATTTTTCACCACAAGCGAAATAGTAGAATTACTTTATGAAGCAGGTTTTAGAGATTTTAATTTTTCCCAGACCATATTTAAAAAACTTGATGAAATAAAAGAAAAAGAGCCTGTAAAATACGGCTTTGGAAAAGGTTCTTTTATAGTAATAAGCGCAAAAAAATAA